AAGCGGGCCTGCCAGATGTAGTCGCTCACGGTGGTGCCGCGCTCCGAGAACAGCATGTGCAGATAGCGCTTGGAGCAGCCGAGCTCGGCCGATATCTGGTCGATGCACAGATCTGGGTCGCGCAGGTGCTCGCGGATGAAGAACTGCGCGCGCACATACATCGCCTCGGGCCCGACGCGATCGAACATCGTGTCGGCTTCGCGCAGCGGCAGCAGCAACAGGTCGATCAGCGAATCGGCGACGCCGACCGCGCTGTTCGCCGACAGCTTGGCCGCCTCGTCGAAGGTTGCATGGACGAAGTCATGAGCGATACGCCCCGTGCCGGTCTTCGCCGACAATTTGCAGGCTGGCATCCGCTGCGACGGGAAGCCGCGATCGCGCAGCAACGATTTGGGCACGATCACGACGTCGTGACGCGTGAAGGCGGGGCTGATGATCGAATGCGGACAGGAGACGTCATAAGCGATGATGTCGCCGGGATTGATTTCGATATGGCGGCCTTCCTGCTCGAAATAGGACACGCCGTAGGTCTGGAAGTGGATCTTGATGTACGGGTGTTCATTGGCCTTGGCGCGCGCCAGCGTGTGCGCGATGCGATGCTGGCTCACCTCGATCTGACACAGCTTCAGGCGCGAGACGGAGGTGTAGTCGATGCGGCCTTCGAGCGAGGACGCCTCCAGTGGATCGACGTCGAAATGCCCACACAGGCTCGTGAGCCCGTCGATCCAGCTTTGGATCTGGCGCTTCGGCGTCATTCCGGTCGTCGAGAGCGTGTGAATTGTGTCGGACATTAATCCAGCCACTGGTTTGATCCGGAGATTGGACGCGAATCGCGACCGGCGCTGCCGGAGCCCTCAGCCGTGATTGCGTGACGTTTACCTCGAATTTGAGCGGTCTTTTGCAGCGAGCGCCATCGCCCCATTGCCACCCTTTAAAGTTAATCCTCCGCCTTAGTTGCACCGCCGTCAAGGGGAACCTGAGTGCTGACGGCGCTCCAGAAGCCGCGCGGAAGCCGCTGAATTCGCTACTGCAAAATCAAAATCTTCACCTCCGTGCGCTGTCGAGCAAACCGCCTTCTCTCTTGGGCAAGTTTCCCGATGACGAAGCCGTTACGGATTGCGTCAGGAACAACAAGAACGGGCCGCTCCTGCACGTGGACCCGTGGCTCTCATCCAGGAGGAGGAAACAGCACAGCATCGTTTCTGGTCCCAATCGTGACCGCCCTGCACGAGCAGACGCCGGACGAGAAGCCCGGTGATTGATCAATGCTTCGGAAACAATAAACGAGACCAACGGAGGAATAACTATGCGCAAGGTGCTACTGGCGACTTATCTTGGCTCCGCGGCGGCTCTCGCCGTCGGCAGCGCCTCAGCCAATGATGAGCTGATCAAGATGTCGCAGAACCCGAAAGACTGGGTGATGCCGGCGGGCGACTACGCCAATACCCGCTATTCCAAGCTGAACCAGATCAACGCACAAAACGTGGGCAAGCTCCAGGTCGCCTGGACCTTCTCCACCGGCGTGCTGCGCGGCCATGAAGGCGGCCCGCTGATCATCGGCAACGTCATGTACGTCCACACACCGTTCCCGAACAAGGTCTACGCCATTGACCTTTCCAACGAGAACAAGATCATCTGGAAGTACGAGCCGAAGCAGGACCCGAACGTCATCCCGGTGATGTGCTGCGACACGGTTAACCGCGGCCTGTCCTACGGCGACGGCAAGATCATCCTGCATCAGGCCGACACCAACCTCGTCGCGCTCGACGCCAAGACCGGTCAGGTGGCCTGGTCGGCGACGAACGGCAATCCGGCGAAGGGCGAGACCGGCACGTCGGCGGCGCTGGTCGTCAAGGACAAGGTCCTCGTCGGCATCTCCGGCGGCGAGTTCGGCGTGCAGTGCCACGTCACCGCTTACGATCTGAAGAGCGGCAAGCAGGTCTGGCGCGCCTTCTCGGAAGGCCCGGATGACCAGATCAAGGTCGACCCGGCCAAGACGACGTCGCTCGGCAAGCCGGTCGGAGCCGACTCCTCGCTGAAGACCTGGCAAGGCGATCAGTGGAAGATCGGCGGCGGCTGCACCTGGGGCTGGATGTCCTACGATCCCGCTCTGAACCTCGTCTATTACGGGTCGGGCAATCCCTCGACCTGGAATCCGAAGCAGCGTCCGGGCGACAACAAGTGGTCGATGACCATTTTCGCGCGCGACGCCGACACCGGCATGGCCAAGTGGGTCTACCAGATGACGCCCCACGACGAGTGGGACTATGACGGCGTCAACGAGATGATCCTCTCGGATCAGCAGATCAACGGCCAGGCGCGCAAGCTCCTGACCCATTTTGACCGCAACGGTCTCGCCTACACCATGGACCGTGAGAGCGGCGAGCTGCTGGTCGCCGAAAAGTACGATCCGAAGGTGAACTGGACCTCCGGCGTCGACATGGACAAGAACTCGGCGACCTATGGCCGTCCGAAGGTGCTCGACGCAGCTTCGACCGACAAGGCCGGTGAAGACCACAACGTGAAGGGCATCTGCCCGGCCGCGCTCGGCACCAAGGACGAGCAGCCGGCAGCCTACTCGCCGGAAACGCAGCTGTTCTACGTTCCGACCAACCACGTCTGCATGGACTACGAGCCGTTCAAGGTGAGCTACACCGCGGGCCAGCCCTATGTGGGTGCGACGCTCTCGATGTATCCGCCGCAGGGTGAAAGCCATATGGGCAACTTCATCGCCTGGGACGGCAAGACCGGCAAGATCGTCTGGTCGAACAAGGAGCAGTTCTCGGTCTGGTCGGGTGCGCTCGCAACCGCCGGCGGCGTGGTGTTCTACGGCACGCTCGAAGGCTACCTGAAGGCGGTCGACGCCAAGACCGGCAAGGAGCTCTACAAGTTCAAGACTCCCTCCGGCATCATCGGCAACGTCACCACCTATGAGAACGGCGGCAAGCAGTATGTCGCAGTGCTCTCGGGTGTCGGCGGCTGGGCTGGCATCGGTCTGGCAGCTGGTCTGACCGATCCGACCGCCGGTCTCGGCGCAGTCGGCGGCTATGCGGCTCTCAGCAATTACACGGCTCTCGGCGGTACGCTGACCGTGTTCTCGCTGCCCAACTAGGCCCCTCAGCATCGCTCCGGCGCGTGGATCGCTCCACGCGCCGGTTCGTCTCCACCGAACGCCTTCCGAGGAAAAATCTCTTGCGTAAAATCTGCTTTGTCATTGCTGCGATGATCTTCGTTGGGTCCGGAGGAATTGCGATCGCGGACGGTCCGGGCGACCCGACCGCCGTGAAGAAGGAAGACGACGGCAAATGGCTCGATAAGGAAGGAAACCCGACCTACAAGATTTCGGCCGATGGCACCGTGGACTGGTTCACCTACTCCGGCTACCGCCGCTATCACTCCGACTGCCACGTCTGCCATGGCCCCGACGGCATGGGATCCACTTACGCACCGGCGCTGAAGGATTCCGTCAAGACCATGAGCTACGGCGACTTCCTCGGCGTCGTTGCCTCTGGCCGCAAGAACATCTCGACCGCGCAGGAGAACGTCATGCCGGCGTTCGGCGACAACCCGAATGTCGCCTGCTACATGGACGATCTCTACGTCTATCTCCGCGCGCGCTCGACCGAAGCCTGGGGCCGGCAGCGTCCTTCCAAGAAGGAAGAGAAGAACGAGGCCTACACCAAGGCTGAAGACGCCTGCATGGGCAAGAAATGAACGTTACGGAGACTGCCAAGACTACTTCCTGGCGTCTGATGAGAATTTGAGGAGCTACCGATGAAGACACGTGCCGCCGTCGCTTTCGAAGCCAAGAAGCCGCTCGAGATCGTCGAAGTCGATCTGGAAGGACCCAAGGCCGGCGAGGTCCTTGTCGAGATCAAGGCGACGGGCATCTGCCACACCGACGCCTACACGCTCGACGGCTTCGACAGCGAGGGAATCTTCCCCTCGATCCTCGGCCATGAGGGCGCCGGCATCATCCGCGAGATCGGTCCCGGCGTGACCTCGGTGAAGCCGGGCGACCACGTCATTCCGCTCTACACGCCGGAATGCCGGCAGTGCAAAAGCTGCCTGAGCCAGAAGACCAATCTCTGCACCGCGATCCGCGCGACGCAAGGCAAGGGCGTGATGCCCGACGGCACCAGCCGCTTCTCCTACAAGGGCAAGCCGGTCTACCATTACATGGGCTGCTCGACCTTCTCGAACTTCACCGTGCTGCCGGAGATCGCGGTGGCGAAGATCCGCGAGGACGCGCCGTTCGACAAGAGCTGCTACATCGGCTGCGGCGTCACCACCGGCGTCGGCGCCGTCGTCAACACCGCCAAGGTCACGCCGGGCTCCAACGTGGTCGTGTTCGGCCTCGGCGGCATCGGCCTCAACGTGATCCAGGGCGCCAAGATGGCCGGCGCCGACAAGATCATCGGCGTCGACATCAATGACGCCAAGGAGGATTGGGGCCGCCGGTTCGGCATGACCGAGTTCGTCAATCCCAAGAAAGTTACGGGCGACATCGTCCAGCATCTCGTCGGCCTCACCGATGGCGGCGCCGACTACACCTTCGACTGCACCGGCAACACCACCGTGATGCGCCAGGCGCTGGAAGCCTGCCATCGCGGCTGGGGCACCTCGATCATCATCGGCGTCGCCGAATCCGGCAAGGAGATCGCCACCCGCCCGTTCCAGCTCGTCACCGGGCGCAACTGGCGCGGCACCGCCTTCGGCGGCGCGCGCGGCCGCACCGACGTGCCGAAGATCGTCGACTGGTACATGAACGGAAAGATCCAGATCGATCCGATGATCACCCACGTACTCAAGCTCGAAGAGATCAACAAGGGATTTGACCTCATGCACGAGGGCAAATCCATCCGTTCCGTCGTCGTGTACTAGCCCACAGGCATCGCACCCAAGGAGGATCGACCCATGACTGTTGCACTCCATCCCTCGATCGATAACGGCGTCAAACAGGGCAGCGGCAGCTTTGCCGGCGGCACGCTGGTCTGCAAATGCAACGACCACCCGGTCAAGGTCGCGGTGAAGGGCGACGTCGCCCACAACCACGCCTGCGGCTGCACCAAGTGCTGGAAGCCGCAAGGCGCAAACTTCTCGGTCGTGGCCGTAGTGCCGCGCCAGAACGTCACCGTGACCGAGAACGGCGACAAGCTACAGATCGTCGATCCCTCTGCGGTGATCCAGCGCTACGCCTGC
The genomic region above belongs to Bradyrhizobium arachidis and contains:
- a CDS encoding helix-turn-helix domain-containing protein, with the translated sequence MSDTIHTLSTTGMTPKRQIQSWIDGLTSLCGHFDVDPLEASSLEGRIDYTSVSRLKLCQIEVSQHRIAHTLARAKANEHPYIKIHFQTYGVSYFEQEGRHIEINPGDIIAYDVSCPHSIISPAFTRHDVVIVPKSLLRDRGFPSQRMPACKLSAKTGTGRIAHDFVHATFDEAAKLSANSAVGVADSLIDLLLLPLREADTMFDRVGPEAMYVRAQFFIREHLRDPDLCIDQISAELGCSKRYLHMLFSERGTTVSDYIWQARLQNCRQELEAHAGKTITDVAFSWGFSSSSHFSRVFRKYFGVVPSSIHKAQQASAVADEH
- the xoxF5 gene encoding lanthanide-dependent methanol dehydrogenase XoxF5, translated to MRKVLLATYLGSAAALAVGSASANDELIKMSQNPKDWVMPAGDYANTRYSKLNQINAQNVGKLQVAWTFSTGVLRGHEGGPLIIGNVMYVHTPFPNKVYAIDLSNENKIIWKYEPKQDPNVIPVMCCDTVNRGLSYGDGKIILHQADTNLVALDAKTGQVAWSATNGNPAKGETGTSAALVVKDKVLVGISGGEFGVQCHVTAYDLKSGKQVWRAFSEGPDDQIKVDPAKTTSLGKPVGADSSLKTWQGDQWKIGGGCTWGWMSYDPALNLVYYGSGNPSTWNPKQRPGDNKWSMTIFARDADTGMAKWVYQMTPHDEWDYDGVNEMILSDQQINGQARKLLTHFDRNGLAYTMDRESGELLVAEKYDPKVNWTSGVDMDKNSATYGRPKVLDAASTDKAGEDHNVKGICPAALGTKDEQPAAYSPETQLFYVPTNHVCMDYEPFKVSYTAGQPYVGATLSMYPPQGESHMGNFIAWDGKTGKIVWSNKEQFSVWSGALATAGGVVFYGTLEGYLKAVDAKTGKELYKFKTPSGIIGNVTTYENGGKQYVAVLSGVGGWAGIGLAAGLTDPTAGLGAVGGYAALSNYTALGGTLTVFSLPN
- a CDS encoding c-type cytochrome, methanol metabolism-related gives rise to the protein MIFVGSGGIAIADGPGDPTAVKKEDDGKWLDKEGNPTYKISADGTVDWFTYSGYRRYHSDCHVCHGPDGMGSTYAPALKDSVKTMSYGDFLGVVASGRKNISTAQENVMPAFGDNPNVACYMDDLYVYLRARSTEAWGRQRPSKKEEKNEAYTKAEDACMGKK
- a CDS encoding S-(hydroxymethyl)glutathione dehydrogenase/class III alcohol dehydrogenase, with the protein product MKTRAAVAFEAKKPLEIVEVDLEGPKAGEVLVEIKATGICHTDAYTLDGFDSEGIFPSILGHEGAGIIREIGPGVTSVKPGDHVIPLYTPECRQCKSCLSQKTNLCTAIRATQGKGVMPDGTSRFSYKGKPVYHYMGCSTFSNFTVLPEIAVAKIREDAPFDKSCYIGCGVTTGVGAVVNTAKVTPGSNVVVFGLGGIGLNVIQGAKMAGADKIIGVDINDAKEDWGRRFGMTEFVNPKKVTGDIVQHLVGLTDGGADYTFDCTGNTTVMRQALEACHRGWGTSIIIGVAESGKEIATRPFQLVTGRNWRGTAFGGARGRTDVPKIVDWYMNGKIQIDPMITHVLKLEEINKGFDLMHEGKSIRSVVVY
- the gfa gene encoding S-(hydroxymethyl)glutathione synthase, giving the protein MTVALHPSIDNGVKQGSGSFAGGTLVCKCNDHPVKVAVKGDVAHNHACGCTKCWKPQGANFSVVAVVPRQNVTVTENGDKLQIVDPSAVIQRYACKACGTHMYGRIENKGHPFYGLDFIHPELFQEQGSQAPQFAAFVSSVIESGVKPEQMAGIRARLKEIGLEPYDCLSPALMDAIATHVAKAKAA